The following is a genomic window from Chitinophaga caseinilytica.
ACTAATCGCTAAGTTAGGTTTGGGGTGTCACAGCTGGATGGAAGGCGCCTGCAGCCTCGCGGCCAGACGCTGTTCAAAAGTTTCGTCGGGGTTATGGTCTACACGGATGTTGGTCAGCAATTGCACGAGCCCCTCATCATGATCGGCCCGCTTGCCGGTCTTGAGGTCTACATGCGCGAAGCGGGTCATGAGGAAGGCTTTCACCTTATGCTGCTGCTCGTCGGTCATCCACATTTCCACCGAAATATGCTGGTGCGAGAAATCGGTGACGCGGGTGAAGATGTATACTTTTTCTGCTACCACAGCGGGTTTCAGGTAGGCGACCCGGTGCTCGGCCACCACCCATCCCCTGCCCCTGGCGGCAAAATCCTTCAGGCGCAACTGGTAATGTTCTGCAAGATGGTCTTCGCGGGCGTTCATGAAATAATTGAGATACGCCGCGTTGTTGAGATGCCCGAACGGGTCGCAATCGTTAAACCGGATGATATACATGCTGCCTGGTTCCTTGGTCATAATAGTCAGGTTTTACCGCTAAGTTCCGTAAAAAGCCGGAGCGGTGCGAAACCGCCCCGGCATTAATATGTCAATTTGAAGTACGCATCAGGGTTTTCAAACGATTATGCAAGTTTGCAGTCTTACTATCTTTCTTATCCCACCAACTTGTGGACGGTCAGTCCACCGTCGATGTTATATTCCGCACCGGTGATAAAAGAAGCGTCGCTGGAGGCGAGGAACGCCACGAGCTTGGCCACTTCTGCGGATTCACCGGCGCGATTGAGCGGTATCCGCTCCGCGAATTTTTGACGGAAAGCAGTGATGCTGTTATCGTCCAGGCCGGCCTTGGCCAGGATGGGGGTAATGATCGGCCCGGGGTTCACCGTGTTCACCCGAATGCCCCGCGTAGCCAGTTCTGCGCTCAAAGTGCGGCCCAACGCATTCAAGGCAGCTTTGCTGGCGGAGTATACGCTCGATCCCGGCATGCCGGTAAAGGCGTTCACGGAAGACAGCAGGATGATCGACCCGCCGTCGTTCAGCACGGGTAAAAACTTCTGTACGGTGAAATATGCCCCTTTGAAGTTCGTGTTCATAATGGCATCGAAGTCAGCTTCGGTGACATCGGCCACGGGTGCGAAGGCACCGATACCGGCGTTGACGAACAGCACGTCAATCTTCCCGTAA
Proteins encoded in this region:
- a CDS encoding acyl-CoA thioesterase gives rise to the protein MTKEPGSMYIIRFNDCDPFGHLNNAAYLNYFMNAREDHLAEHYQLRLKDFAARGRGWVVAEHRVAYLKPAVVAEKVYIFTRVTDFSHQHISVEMWMTDEQQHKVKAFLMTRFAHVDLKTGKRADHDEGLVQLLTNIRVDHNPDETFEQRLAARLQAPSIQL
- a CDS encoding glucose 1-dehydrogenase, with amino-acid sequence MSLQNKVAVVTGGNSGIGLATAEEFVARGAKVVITGRNAYAVNAAAEKLGSGTLGVTADQSSLADADKLVAEVKERYGKIDVLFVNAGIGAFAPVADVTEADFDAIMNTNFKGAYFTVQKFLPVLNDGGSIILLSSVNAFTGMPGSSVYSASKAALNALGRTLSAELATRGIRVNTVNPGPIITPILAKAGLDDNSITAFRQKFAERIPLNRAGESAEVAKLVAFLASSDASFITGAEYNIDGGLTVHKLVG